The Leptospira noumeaensis genome segment CCATCTTCTGCCCAACGAATTCCATAAAGGGGAAGGGCAGTCCAAAAATTGATAGGAAAACTTTGGATTTTTTTATCAGATATTTGGATGAGGTTGAGTTCAAATTCAGAGAATTCACCTTCTGCCGCTGGATTTGCAGTGATGAGTGCCACCAAGTCGCCGTTAGGGGAAGGAGCCATTTGGAAAATGATTCTTTTTTCTGGAGTGGCAGGGTAAGAAAAAGCTCCTCCTGTTTCTGGGTATAAGGAAAGCGTTTGGTTCAGAGTTCCATACTCATCATCTTTTCCATATAACACAAATAAAGTGGATGAACCTGTGTGATAAAAAATTCCATCTCCCAGTGACCAAGAAGGCAGATCCCATTCTTTGACGGATTTTCCACCTGTGGGCGCATTTTTCACCAGTTTGATTTTACTTTTATAATTTCGTTTGTCAGTGGTTCCGTTTAGGGGATTCCAAGAATCTTTTTCTTCATACCCAACTGTGAGGACAAGGTTGAAACTTGGGTCATTGGTAGGAGAGATTTCTTCTGGCAATTGAGTTTGGCGCCAAATCATTTGAGAACATCCCATTAGGGTTAGAGCAAAAGAAACAATCAGGAACTTCATGGCAAAAAGGATAGGAGGTAGGAATGGTCTGTAAACAAAAAAGGGGACCAAAGTCCCCTCTTAGTTAGAAAAATGCAGTTAAAGGTTTATTTTCCTTTTTTAGCTTTTGCTTTTTCTTTGTTTTTTTGGTCAATTTCAGCTCTGTGTGTGTCACAAAGTCTGTAAAGGATTCCTGTAACAGGATTTTTACGAGTTACTTTTGTTCCGCAAACGATGCAAAGACCTTGTGCTCTTCTTCTTTTGTAGAGTTGTTGTACTCTTTCTGCACCAGAAGCTTTGTATTTAGAGATTTGAATTCTGAATCCTTTGAAAAGGTAATTTCCAATGGATTTTTCAGGATCTTTTTTCAAATCCTCTGCAATTTTGTCGATTTGTCCTGGGCCTACTTTTTGTGGTTCCATAGCTTTCTTTTCCTTTAAATCTAGATTTTATCTTTTTTTTGACGAGGGAAATTCCCTTGCTCTAACAAGGGTATCTCTCTCCTCACTGAAAAATTCAAGATATTTTTTCACCGAATAACAATTTTTTGATGTTTTGCGGTGTTTTTTTTCTAAAACGATTGATAGGCGACTATGATTGTTTTTTGAATTTGATTTGAATTGCTTTTGGAAAACTAGGACAGGATTCAACGCAAAGTCCACATCCTGTACAAGATGATGTATTAAAAATCGGCAAATTTCCTTTAAATTTTACTGTTTTTTCTATAGGACAAGAAATTAAACAAACATTACAAGTGGATTCACCTGTTTTTTCGTTGATACAATGTTCTGTGATGGCTTTCGCCTTACCAAAATTTGGTTTTTTACCGGACAGTTCGTACGGCAAAAGTGCCTCTTCAGGGCAAACACTAATACAAGGCCAATCACTGCACATATGACAGGCTTTTGCATTGGGATCAAAATGAGGAAAATTTTTCCCCGATTC includes the following:
- a CDS encoding LIC10235 family protein, which produces MEPQKVGPGQIDKIAEDLKKDPEKSIGNYLFKGFRIQISKYKASGAERVQQLYKRRRAQGLCIVCGTKVTRKNPVTGILYRLCDTHRAEIDQKNKEKAKAKKGK
- a CDS encoding 4Fe-4S dicluster domain-containing protein, with the protein product MKRKDLFREGFKSVFQFTFNKADEITEAIKEVWEEEKTTPKVTPKKTKAPSDKEKLVSKPTIVRKRKTRMFQTLSLPPGASPDFFSLCTGCNECIFVCPYAVLFPVTTQESGKNFPHFDPNAKACHMCSDWPCISVCPEEALLPYELSGKKPNFGKAKAITEHCINEKTGESTCNVCLISCPIEKTVKFKGNLPIFNTSSCTGCGLCVESCPSFPKAIQIKFKKQS